In Labilibaculum sp. DW002, one DNA window encodes the following:
- the trxB gene encoding thioredoxin-disulfide reductase has protein sequence MESTEKIEKVKCLIVGSGPAGYTAAIYAARANLSPVVIEGLQPGGQLTTTTEIDNFPGYAEGITGTEMMADLKKQAERFGTDCRWGLVTDVNLNERPFKLKVDGNKDIEAESVIIATGATAKYLGLESEEKYRGSGVSACATCDGFFYRGKDVAVVGGGDTAAEEATYLAGLCNKVYLIVRKPFLRASKAMQDRVFNTKNIEVLFEHNTKELTGDNGVEGCTLIKNAGSPLEEEVKIAIDGFFLAIGHHPNSDVFNKYVDTDDEGYIITQAGTPMTNVKGVFACGDVQDPNYRQAITSAASGCQAAIEAERFLAELN, from the coding sequence ATGGAAAGTACAGAAAAGATTGAAAAAGTAAAATGTTTAATCGTTGGATCAGGTCCTGCTGGATATACAGCAGCCATCTACGCTGCTCGTGCTAACCTTAGCCCGGTAGTTATTGAAGGTTTGCAACCTGGTGGACAGCTAACAACAACAACTGAAATTGATAACTTCCCAGGATACGCTGAAGGTATAACTGGAACTGAAATGATGGCTGATCTTAAGAAGCAAGCTGAGCGTTTTGGTACAGATTGCCGTTGGGGACTTGTAACTGATGTGAATTTGAACGAAAGACCATTTAAGTTGAAAGTAGATGGTAATAAGGATATTGAAGCAGAATCTGTAATTATTGCGACAGGAGCTACTGCCAAATACCTTGGTTTAGAAAGTGAAGAGAAATACAGAGGTTCAGGAGTTTCTGCATGTGCAACTTGTGACGGTTTCTTTTACCGTGGTAAAGATGTTGCTGTTGTAGGTGGTGGAGACACTGCTGCTGAGGAAGCAACATACTTAGCTGGCCTTTGTAATAAAGTATACTTAATTGTTCGTAAGCCTTTCTTACGTGCTTCTAAAGCTATGCAAGATCGCGTATTTAACACAAAAAATATCGAAGTTTTATTCGAGCACAATACAAAGGAATTAACTGGAGATAATGGAGTTGAAGGCTGTACTTTAATTAAGAATGCTGGTTCTCCATTAGAAGAAGAAGTAAAGATTGCTATCGATGGTTTTTTCTTGGCTATTGGTCATCATCCTAATTCAGATGTATTTAATAAATATGTTGATACTGATGATGAAGGTTACATTATAACCCAAGCTGGTACTCCCATGACTAATGTTAAAGGTGTTTTTGCTTGTGGTGATGTTCAGGATCCAAACTATAGACAAGCAATTACGTCTGCAGCATCAGGATGTCAAGCAGCTATTGAGGCAGAACGATTTTTAGCTGAACTGAATTAA
- a CDS encoding serine dehydratase subunit alpha family protein, with protein sequence MKEVYLQKLKKEFVPAAGCTEPASIALAAAKASETLNAVPERVEMKVSGNVFKNVMGVGIPGSNLVGLPISVALGALGGDPKAGLEVLDGINDDILELAKIFVDNGSVSVDVKPAVAKLYIECICYKGENAGRVIIQDRHTNVIMAERNGNILYQNVPETTKGNAKILDGWNFESIYDFVNTVDVADIIFIEKGISLNKSIAEEGLRGNYGLQVGKSMLLNIKKGLLSKDLMNRSIMLTAAASDARMAGCSMPVMSNCGSGNQGMSLTLPIMVAAEKLKIDEEIKLRALALGLLVSIHMKTFVGQLSALCGVLLSGAGAACGITYMLGGNMQHLNSTLKNMTGSVTGMICDGANSSCAQKISASVGAGIQSSLLAINHNCLNGMNGIIDDDVELTIRNIGRLANEGMEVTDEVILKTMLEKMKKVS encoded by the coding sequence ATGAAAGAAGTTTACTTACAAAAGTTAAAGAAAGAGTTTGTGCCGGCCGCTGGCTGTACAGAACCTGCATCAATTGCCTTGGCTGCTGCTAAAGCAAGTGAAACATTAAATGCTGTACCTGAAAGAGTAGAAATGAAGGTAAGTGGGAATGTTTTTAAAAATGTGATGGGAGTAGGAATCCCTGGTTCCAACTTGGTGGGATTACCAATTTCAGTTGCTTTGGGAGCTTTAGGAGGTGATCCAAAAGCAGGACTCGAGGTTCTTGATGGTATCAATGACGATATTCTTGAATTAGCAAAAATATTTGTAGACAATGGATCTGTAAGTGTTGATGTTAAGCCAGCAGTAGCAAAATTATATATCGAGTGTATTTGTTATAAAGGGGAGAATGCAGGACGCGTAATTATTCAAGATCGCCATACGAATGTGATTATGGCTGAGCGTAATGGTAACATTCTTTATCAGAATGTTCCTGAAACTACCAAAGGGAATGCTAAAATTCTTGACGGGTGGAATTTTGAAAGTATTTATGATTTTGTAAATACAGTAGATGTTGCAGATATTATATTTATTGAGAAAGGAATTAGTCTTAATAAATCGATTGCCGAAGAAGGTTTGAGAGGTAATTATGGCTTACAGGTAGGTAAATCAATGCTATTAAACATTAAGAAAGGCTTATTGTCGAAAGATTTAATGAATCGTTCAATCATGTTAACTGCAGCAGCATCGGATGCACGTATGGCCGGATGTTCAATGCCAGTTATGTCTAACTGCGGAAGTGGAAATCAGGGAATGAGTTTGACTCTTCCTATTATGGTTGCTGCGGAAAAACTAAAAATTGATGAAGAGATAAAACTAAGAGCTTTGGCTTTAGGCCTATTGGTTTCAATTCATATGAAAACTTTTGTTGGACAATTATCTGCTCTTTGTGGTGTTTTATTGTCAGGTGCTGGCGCTGCTTGTGGTATTACTTATATGTTGGGTGGAAACATGCAGCATTTAAATTCTACATTAAAGAATATGACTGGTAGTGTAACAGGAATGATTTGTGATGGTGCAAACTCCTCTTGTGCTCAGAAAATATCTGCAAGTGTAGGTGCTGGTATTCAATCATCATTACTAGCAATAAACCACAATTGTTTAAATGGCATGAATGGAATTATTGATGATGATGTAGAGCTTACCATTAGAAATATTGGTCGTTTAGCAAATGAAGGTATGGAAGTTACCGATGAGGTAATTTTGAAAACCATGTTAGAGAAGATGAAAAAAGTATCCTAA